In Hymenobacter gelipurpurascens, one DNA window encodes the following:
- a CDS encoding HAD family hydrolase, which produces MSIHWQQIKCVVFDVDGTLYTQHKLRGRMLRALVQHYSLRPWKLQELLMLQQFRIQREKQIAYAGANLEADQYEWVAQGNRYPVQQVRSVIDRWMFRHPLPYLQACRFPGVSEFFAALRAQGITIGIYSDYPAHDKLKALGLEADIIVSSTDSAINRLKPHPRGLLYIAQQLGLLPEQCLFIGDRPELDGACAEIAGMPYLIVEKQPFSDFTFYQTLTHQLHSTHLPVTYEPVIHSA; this is translated from the coding sequence ATGTCTATTCACTGGCAACAGATCAAATGCGTTGTATTTGACGTTGATGGAACTCTATATACACAACACAAGCTCCGGGGCCGCATGTTGCGCGCTTTGGTGCAGCATTACAGCCTGCGCCCCTGGAAACTCCAGGAGCTGTTGATGTTACAACAGTTCCGAATTCAGCGGGAAAAACAGATTGCCTACGCTGGCGCTAACCTGGAAGCCGATCAGTATGAATGGGTGGCGCAGGGAAACCGCTACCCGGTTCAGCAAGTGCGCTCAGTAATAGACCGCTGGATGTTCCGGCACCCGCTCCCCTATCTGCAGGCTTGCCGCTTTCCGGGCGTGAGCGAGTTTTTTGCGGCCCTACGAGCTCAGGGTATTACCATCGGCATCTACTCCGATTACCCAGCCCATGACAAGCTAAAGGCACTGGGCCTGGAAGCGGATATCATCGTCAGCTCTACCGATTCGGCTATTAACCGGCTGAAACCACATCCGCGCGGTCTGCTCTACATCGCGCAGCAGCTAGGCCTGTTGCCGGAGCAATGCCTGTTCATCGGCGACCGGCCCGAGCTGGACGGCGCCTGCGCCGAAATAGCCGGAATGCCTTACCTAATTGTGGAAAAACAGCCTTTTTCAGACTTCACTTTCTATCAAACGCTTACTCATCAGCTCCATTCTACACATCTACCGGTAACTTATGAACCAGTCATCCATTCTGCTTGA
- a CDS encoding UbiA family prenyltransferase — protein MNQSSILLDNENHEQPVALLPAKLKDYIAIARPDNWAKNVFMVPGVLFALIVYHNDLDVAFFVKVILGIVSTCLVASANYVINEYLDAEFDKFHPLKKKRTSVVRVVNPVLVYTEWFLLAVVGFAIAYQISMQFLLVSGFLLFMGVMYNVRPFRTKERPYIDVLSESVNNPIRFALGWFTVAPALSLVNMDLLQMLNTFPPSSILVAYWMGGAFLMATKRFAEYRLIGNPELAGLYRRSFKFYTEHSLLISMFFYALTCAFFLGIFLIKNRVELLVSFPFFALLFSWYLRIGLLKDSPVQGSEKLYTRYWFMTYVLLFCVLLTTLMFVDIPALHSLLQDHYNLNR, from the coding sequence ATGAACCAGTCATCCATTCTGCTTGACAATGAGAACCACGAGCAACCGGTAGCGCTGCTTCCGGCCAAACTCAAAGACTACATTGCCATTGCCCGCCCCGACAACTGGGCTAAAAACGTATTCATGGTACCAGGGGTCCTGTTTGCCCTCATCGTGTACCATAATGACCTTGATGTAGCCTTCTTCGTCAAGGTTATATTGGGCATAGTCAGCACCTGCCTGGTAGCGTCGGCTAACTATGTCATCAATGAGTACCTCGATGCGGAGTTTGACAAGTTTCACCCTCTCAAGAAAAAGCGGACGTCGGTAGTTCGGGTGGTAAATCCTGTGTTAGTGTACACAGAGTGGTTTCTCTTGGCCGTGGTGGGCTTTGCTATTGCGTACCAGATAAGTATGCAATTTCTGTTGGTCTCGGGCTTCCTACTTTTTATGGGCGTGATGTACAACGTACGTCCGTTTCGCACCAAAGAGCGGCCCTACATTGATGTCCTCTCAGAATCGGTCAACAATCCTATCCGGTTTGCGCTAGGCTGGTTTACGGTGGCCCCGGCACTCTCGCTGGTAAATATGGATTTGCTACAGATGCTCAACACTTTCCCTCCTTCCAGCATTCTGGTGGCCTACTGGATGGGCGGGGCTTTCCTGATGGCTACGAAGCGCTTTGCTGAATACCGCCTCATTGGCAACCCCGAGTTGGCCGGCTTATATCGTCGTTCATTCAAATTCTATACGGAGCATAGCCTGCTCATCTCCATGTTCTTTTATGCGCTAACGTGTGCTTTCTTCTTGGGTATTTTCCTGATCAAGAACCGCGTTGAGCTGCTAGTGAGCTTCCCTTTCTTCGCGTTGCTGTTTTCCTGGTACTTGCGCATCGGGTTGCTCAAGGACTCACCGGTCCAGGGCTCCGAAAAGCTTTACACACGCTACTGGTTCATGACCTATGTACTTCTGTTCTGCGTGCTGCTTACTACACTCATGTTCGTTGATATCCCTGCGTTACACAGCCTATTGCAGGACCACTACAACCTGAACCGATAA